The sequence TGTGCTGCCCACTCAAATGGTGGCTGAAGTTGGCAGTTTGCCTGCTGCAACGATGGCTGCCTCATTACATAGCACTAGTTATAGCCAACATGAAGAGCCGCGGCGAAAGCAGCAAGACAGCCAGTCCGCAAGCACCGTAGCTTTGGCTGGCAGCATGTTGAGCGAAGGCCAGGAAGCTTCTTACAGGTCAGTATGGCCGGTGCTTGGGTAGTCTGGATCaggggcaagggcagaggaagCACCAGGCAAAAGTGCCTGATTGAACAGTGCACGGCCAGATGTGGGAAGCGAGAAGAGGGAGCTGTTGCACAGCATCTAGATTGTCCTCCCATTATTGCACAGGTTGAACTCAGTGGCTCCTGAGGTACCTTATTTCAAAGCAGGCTCGATGGGAGGAAATGTCCTTGGGTCACTCATCCCACAAGCCCAAGGGGTCCCAGCTGGAGGCAAAAAGCCACCTACCACTTCTGAACTAGGATGCTATGCGGCCCATCTCAGCTACTGGTGAGCTTGCCATCCTAGCCATTCTTGCTCTCTATCCTGCACAGGGATGGGCTGAACTTCGAGGTGGAGGTGGAAGTGGAGCCCCAGGCTTCTTCAGAGCGCAGCCTCTGCAGTGCGGCATCAGGCCACAGCTTCTCCACAGACTCTCTTGCCTGCACCAGTGATGGCTGCAGTCTGGCAGGAGCGACAATAGAATAAAGCAACCTCACCCAGAAGCCACACAGGATGCCAAGGACCCACGACCACATGTTGCTACGTCTGCAGCCCACGCTGgccccccactcccccaatgcCTTGCATCTTTAGTCCCTTCCCAGCCTTCAAATGCAGCTGAGAACTTGGTGCTTTGAGGCAATAAATCTGCAGCCAACAGAAGAACCCCCTCAACCCTCCATTTCCATTTTGTGGTGTCCACTCCCATGCGTTACCTATCAAGATTGGGGGAATGAACTTGCTCAGAGAATGGAACCCCTACCCACCCCGCAGCCAGGAGGGTCAATGCTGGAGCAAAAGGTCTTGGGTTCAGAACCTGACAACTCCTCTTAAAAGATCACTAGCAGAATTCCCTGAAATGTTGGGGGAGACGTAAACCGGGCTAGAATGTTTCAACAATGCAAGGTAACTTCCTATATATGTCCCTTGGAAGAGGGATGAGACTACAGGAGAAATTCCAAACCAAAAAGCCAGCTCCAAAGATGGAAAGGGTAAGGAAAGAGGTTGGTGGGTGCAAAAGAGGCAGAACTCTTGTAATGAGAGGTATAGTTACATCTAAGCCAGGAGTTAATGAGTAAAAGGGCTGGTTCTTTTAGGATTCACTCTATAAATGTTAGGGATCTCCACCTAGCAAAGGACCCAGGTACCCCTCTCTTTGATGCTGCAATAATTGCCCTGCTTTCTCTCTGAAGCACTACTCTTATAGATGCCCCAAATTCCGCCACAAAGAGAATGACACGGAGAACCAGTACGGTGCAGTGGTTGGCATGTCACACCAGGACAGGGGAAACCTGGATTCAAAGTGGAGAACTAGGTATACTGCCCTGAGGGTGTGAAAGacaggcctcccccccccccacaatcatCTGATCACTCGGAGTGCCCATTTGCTATCAAACTGCTTGACTGCCAGATCTGCCCTGGGAACTGGCTGAAAAACAGGAAGGAGAAGGTAAGGTGTGCAAGTTACAGACACATAGGAATAAAGGGGGTTTTCATAAAGGAGAGAAGCAAGCTATGTGGTTTCTCTGAAATATGACATTGAGCATGATGCTGATTAGTTTATTAGTGAACTAGATGCAGGGTGAGCAGTGGACCACATGCAGGTAggctatttttttttcctgaagaggctggaggagggcagggactcTCTTGGTCCTTGTGGCATCATCACAAACCTATGATATGTTGCTGCTTTCCAAGCCCAGTGGCAGATGCAGGAATCTTGGGAGAGGGCAGGCAACCTCCCTGAGCTCATGCTGAGCTTCACCACTGTGTGAAAAGGAGTCAAGAGAGTTGCCCCAAACCTCTCTGACATTGAGCGTAAGGAAGCTTGGACTACTTGCTGCAAACTGAGTAGGGCAGGACGCTTAAAGCAATCCCAAAGCTCGGCTTCCTACCTCAGTTAAAGAACCTTGGAGGGGCAGTCCAGTGGTAGCCACCAGTTAGCAATTGCAGACGGGTTTGCATCAAGGAAACTCAGGTTGTTGCTGATTGCTGGGCCAAGCAAGCAGCAAACGGCTCTAGCAAGGCTCTCTCCAGCCTGGGTAAATGAGCAACGAAATGGCAAATGAGATTCAAGTGTAAAACAATGCATGTGGGGGGCAAAGAAGCCCCGCTTTTACATGCACGCTGGTGGTAACTGACCAGGAAAGAGATCTTAGGGGTTGTGGTAGCTAACTCAGTGAAAACAACGATTCAGTGCGCAGCAGTACAAACAGCAAATTCCCCACTAGGGTTTAGTaagaaaggaaatgaaaataAAGAACGTTAGTGCCCTAGTCCCACGCCCAGCCTGTATCTATAAGCGCAGCCACATTTGAAATACTGTCTACAGTTCTGGTCACGCCTCAGAACACACAAACAGCAGGGTATCACAGAGTTAGGAAAAGGCAGCCACATTGAAGCACTTTCCTCCCAAAGAAAGGCTGAAGTATTTAGTGTTACCTTACAAAATCCCCTACTACAAAACGCGGTGCTGGTAATTGTGTGTTCTTCACTATGAAGCCGTGAAGAGTCTTTATCTATAGCTTTTAGTCACAATGCCCAAAGAATTATGATCTGCTCAGAAGCAAGGGTCTAAAAGATCAGCTACTGGAAAACTAGTTTCATAATGTTCCCAGCAGGTCACATTTGTGATTATCTGTTGGCTACCTAAAAATGCTGGAGATGGACCACTGCAATATTCAGGGGACCAAGATATCACAAGCGCATACTGTATTTACCCCAaaggatgttttattttttttccccagttgTGTTATCATAAAACTTTTTATGGACAGCATTTGGGGGACGGCCATTTTTCTTTCAGGTAAATACAGTACATCTTGCAGTCTGTACGCATTTGGGAGGCATGAGAAATGAGGGGCAGGCTGAAGGAGCCTGAGAACATCAGCCATCCACCCCACACCTTTCCCTGTGAAACAGATGCAGAACGTTTCACGAAAACTTTTCCCTACAAAAAGCACAGAGTCACCGCTCAGTTTTTGGTCTTTTAGTTTGAAAAAAATTTCATTGAAAGTGAACAACACagagggaggcttggcagccaatttcttttttgggtgggggtggggggggagggcagctAGTCCCACAAATAAAACCAGAAGGGCTTtaagggggggagggtgcagaTTCGAAACCTCCACAATGGACAACTGCTTCCTGCTGACAGAAAACATCACAGGCACGGAAATGGCAACAACCACACGGAGACGCTGCGGGGcaaggtgggtggaggagaggctTCTGGCCACTGACCAGGCCCTGCCCCTCCCTGCCATTCATTCTTTGGAATGGTTTCAAAGAACAGCAGGGGACCAACATGAACcccattccacccccccccctgcaatgaCACAGACGAACTGGGCCTCCCTAAGGCTAAAAAATGGCCTAAATCGGGCATCGAGAGTTCAGCATTGCTTagaaaaacaagagtccagtgagAGCTTGGGCAATTCCCAGCCCAACTCAGCTGCTAGTCCTGCTTGGCTTTCTTGCTGCAGCTCTCTTCCGTGGGGGCAGCCGCTGCCGTGTTGTCCTCAAGTTTCCGTTTGCCACCCTCAGCAGGGAGGGCCTGGCCAGGGCGGGGCTTGAATGAGATGATGATGCAGGTCATGTTATCACAGCCTGTTCCATCACCTGACGTGTCAGGAGCCAAGCAGCGGTCCAGGAGCTGGGGTGAGAGAAAGCAGAGAATGAGCCTCATTGTTCCGTTATTAAACAGTCCATGGACTCCCTTCCAGCAGGATCATGCATGACGCACAGGTCTCCACTAGGTTATACAAAGATGTGCCTGTACTCAGCCAGACTTGAATACACAAATGTAACAATAGTTTGTCAGGTAGTCCACGGCAAACCTGGTGAGCTGAGACTGAGGGTACAGTGTCCTTTTCAGGCACAGAAGTGATCACAGACCTACAACGCCAGGCTTTGTGACTGGCAGACTGTAATGCCTCTGGAGCACCCACCCCTGGTATTGATTCTACCACCACCCGGTTCCTGTGCTCCCCAAGCCCAACAATGGCAACAGACAGCAAGCACCTTCCCTGCAGTACTGATATGACCACTTACAATCCCAGCCATACCCTGACAACACTGATCGTTTAAAGCTCTGACTTTCCAATAACAACTTGCCAAAACGTCATACTTTATTATCTGgcgtttgaaaaaaaaaaaaccgttgAAAGAGAAGCAATTATAGCTGGGAAATAGCTTTCATGGGTCAGAGTACACTGCGTCAGGCGCACAAAGTGCTTCTCCTTAAGTCAGCAGAAATATATACGAAGAGACGGGATTACAAAGGGAGGCCCAGCCATTCAGAAGACTGGTGTGCTACAATTACCATGCAAATACATGTGGATCATTTTTCTCACCTCTTTACAATCGCACGCATACAACTGAAGGTGACATAATACTCAACTGGCAGAAAGGGCTCTAGCTCACAAGACAGGCTCCAATTCTGCCACAATACATTTAGGTGTCACAAGACTCTTAGAGTAACAACAGCTatccatcttaaaaacatttcagAATTGGGAACACTGTCAGAGAAGCTGCTTAGAATGGATGGACAAGTTTTTTGCAAACAAGTGCATTTCAGCTCTCACTCACacatctcccagccccaccctggACTCACTTCTTCTACAATGGACGAAAGGGATCGCAGCTTGTCATTCTTGTCCTTCTCAGTGATCTTGGATTGGACAAAATCCACCACCTCCTGGCTGCTCATGACATTCCTGGGtaggaaaagaaggggaaggTCGTAACAAGCAGAGGGCTTTTGTGCTGCGTTAATCTTACACCCCACCAAAGCTTCACAACCTCATGTTTCCTGGGTTACTATTATCATCCCCTCTCTAGCCTCAGCAGTCAACAGAAGACACTCAGAGTCAGTATGGAACCAAAGGTGAGATGGGAAAGACCAGCAGAAAAATCTTGTTATTCCTCACCCCCTCCCAACCCAGTCATGGAGCTTCTGCCATTGCCCAGCCCCCAACCTACCAGATGCCATCGCAGGCAATGACCATAAAGTCGTGGTCATCGTTGATTGTCAGCACCTTAATGTCTGGCAACGCTGAGATCATCTGCTCCTCTGGAGGCAGATTCTTATTGCGTTTGTAGAAGTGATCTCCTGGAGTAGAGAAGCATAGAACAGGTGTGTAAGGAGGGACTTCCTGTCCTTGAAGACACTTCTCaggaggcaggaaggagactatggcacagagacagacacagcacCAGGGcacgccccgccccccccgcctccaGTGACTTTGGCACATCAGATATATTGTTCAGCAAAGGCTGAAAAGGAAAAGCTGAAATTCACTATGATAACATGTGTGTGAGGGCCACCAGCTCagatggctttgaaaggagaTGTGACAATCACAGGTATAGCAATGGTGATCAAATGGATCTTCCCTGTTCAAAGGCAGAATAAATCTGAATGATAGCTGCTGGGGAACATACAGCAGGGGAAGGTTATTTCCCTCCACGCCCTGCTTCTAGagtggatccagactaaattacCTGTTGAAGGGGAGGCGCAATTTCCACTAATTTCCCATTCCTGTTGCAGATCCCTTTTGCCCCTCATGCCATTCCTGAGGGTTCCCTATTCCCCAGCAGCAGCGTTtcagggagatcagtgggctgcagcagaaaAGTTCTGTCCCGCCTTCTGTAACCCGCAACGTTAGTCTGAATCCAACCCTCGGCGCTTCCAAGAAAGAACTTCATTGactacagctggaaacagaatcttggccttgacagccccttggtCTACTCAGAAAGGCCTTTTCTTCCTATTTTCCCTTTGACATAGCATCCACTCTCTCCCTGCTAACGTGCTGCCACTTCCATAGCCCCAGGTCAGGGCAGAATGGATGGAAGGATGGCAGATGGACAGCTGCGTAAAAGAAACTAAGGCACCGTTAGATACGGGAGCCCAGGCCAGTGCAGGTCTGGCACCTCAGCACACTCACCAATGGCCCTGGAGAGGTTGAGGCCACCATTCACCCGGCCATCCATGGTCACTTTCCCACCAGCATTCTTTATTCTGGCCAACTCCACCTCATCTTCAGGCTTGTGGTCATAGGACATGTCAACAGCCTTGCCGCCCTCTGACACCACACAGCGAGAGTCCCCAGCATTGGCCACAATGAGCTGCTTGCCGCGGATGAGGGCAACCACTGCTGTTGTACCGCTATCTGAGCCAGGCTGCAAACAAAGAAGAGCATCAGACATGCCCCTGGTACAGGAGCTGAGGCTGGCTGCAAGAGTGCTTTCTAGAGCTAGGCCAAGGGCAGACAGCTGTTTTTGCCCCTCACTTTGTCCTCAGGGTCGCACATAATACAGCACATCTTCTCTTTTTGTTTCCCAAGCTGCACTTCCTATGTAGCAACAGCAGCAAGGCTCCCTGGCTCAGACCACAACTTCTCATGGGCACTGTGGCAGatgcccctccttcccccaactcCATTACTGACCTTCTCCTTTCCCTCCATGCCTGCAAGCATCATGTCTTCATCTTCATCCTCCTCTGCTTCTTCTGTATCATCTTCATCCTCCTCCATTTCTCCTTCTTCACTGCTGTATCCATCTTCATCCTCACTACATTCCTAGCAGAGATAAGAACAACccagacccacccaccccaaaaacaATCAGACTGAGTGAAGAACAATGAAGGGGGATGCTTCATTGAAGGGGGGGTGCTTTCTCACATGGCCAACCACATTTCCTCAAGCCCCAAAAACAAGCAGATTGAGCAGAGGGCAACAAACGGTCCTGTAGGCAACAGATGTCTCTCCCACAAGGCAAACCAGGGCCATCTACTTATCAGCAAAGCATCCCGAGTACCAAAGCTCCCTCTCCGCACCCATCTGTGGAAGAACAAGATTCTGTCTCTCGCCAACTGAAGCTAGAGTTTACCTCGCTgtcgtcttcctcctcctcttcctcctcctccgcttCCTCAGATTCCTCCTCGCTGTCCTCAAAGAACTTGGACTTGGCAGTTCGTTGGCTCTTGCTTGCGGAGGAGCAGGAAGGCTCAGCCTCACCTGCTGCAGGGGCTGCTCCTTCAGCCGACTTTTTTGGGGGAGTGTTGGCATCCCCTCCACCAGCCATATCTGGGCCAGGAGAGGTGCTGGTGGCAGACTCAGGGCATAACTTGccattcttctcctcctcctggtgATGCTTTGAGAGCTCCTCAGTACCTGCTTCACCGTTCACACTCGGCTCCTCCCGTGCATCCTCTGGGCCCTGCTCTACCACTGGTGGCCCTAGCTTGCCCTTGACACAGTTCTGGCCATAGCGAGTGAGCAGTTCCTCAATGGTCATTGTTGCCTCCTCATGCAGTAAGGCAGCTTCCTCGTTGTCCACTGAAGGGATGAGTTTGACTGTCAATATTACATCAGGCTTCTTGCACCTCTCATGctatataatacaaaaataacaTGCAtccaccctgccccctccccaaagcaaaTAGATAACTTTTCCCAAACAGGACCTGGAGACACTAAAGAACTTGCAAGCACCCATCCTCCCCATTAGGTTCAACCAGCCCTGTATTGTTTAAGGCCCCAAAGTGTTTCAGTCTCTTGAGTTGGAAATACTGAAATTACTTGGGGGTCAGGGGGCTCAAGTGAAGTCAGCATCTTGTATTTATGAAGACACCCCTCTGATCTCATTTGTGTATGAGAGAATGCAGGCACCTTCACTGGCAGGCTTCAAATCTCAGGACCCCTTCTGGTCCTGCTCAACAGGACCACCACCCCCTATTGAGTCTAGATATATTTTGGCTTCACTCTCAAACTGCCCACTATTGAGCAGTGAGCTGCTGTTTTGCTCACCATCATCTTCATCAGCCAccttctcctccttttcctctccaTCGTGTCGGGGCCGCCCTGCCATCAGCGCCAACTCCTTGACAACCTCCTCATTCGTCAGCTTGGCATCAATGGCCAAAAAGGCATCCTCAAGGGCCTGTGGGAGTTAGCCAGTGTGGAAGAGAGCCCCGGGGAGTTAGCCAGTGTTGAAGACAGAGTGCTGCACTCAGACCTTTACTTTGATCCTGCCAAGCAGTTCTTGTATTTTCCTAGAGTCCTGTCGCTGGTTTTGTTTAGTTTCTGTTGGGACCTCCACAGCACTGTTCTGACTGATAGCCCAGAAATCCCTCAAGGGGGATTAGGTGCTACGCCAGCATGAGCCAATTCTTACTTAAAGTACAACTTGGCCACACTGCTCTAGGACTCAggaaacagatttatttattcaaatattttcagtctgcctttctcaccattCTCAATGGCTCAAGGCGGCTCATATTGCCACTCAAAATCAGCAGGCAAAAACATTAACAACATCAACTTGACACAGATAGTAACACAAGCAAAAAAGTTTCCCCGTGCAAGATTAAAGGCATCAGGAACAATGAATCAAAAATTTGGACTACGAGGATTCATAGCCATTAAGAAATATCAAGTTCTGCAAGTCAACTAACCCCATTCTGCTTACTATTTACATTAAAAGTGCTATGGCTGAAAGTTACCCTTTGGAGGTGAAAAAGGTGGTTCTAAttcagaagcaaagcaaaaaaataataattctaaaggtgtttaaagattctctgaaccattttgtgTCTCAGATTCTGAAGTCAAGACCCACAAATAATGGCTTCACTATACAAGTCTGGAAGAACTTAATGCCCAGCTCGTTGCGCCATAAAATCAGAAGAATGGTAAGGAAAAGCTGCTGGCAGCACAAATGAGGATGCTGCTGGATCAAGTTCTTCAGGCTTACCTTTTGTAGCTTGCCTTCCTTGTATGCTTTCTGGTCCTTGATGATCTCAGGGAGGTACTTGGCACAATATAAAGCAACTTCTTCCCCTGGATTCCAGGAAAGAGCAGTTAGAAGCCTGTTTGCCCTAGCCCCAACTCAGAACCAATTAACcccagagaaggaaggaaaatgcttCATCTAGGCAGAAGGAAGCTAATTGGTGATCATTCTGGTAATGAGACCACTTCTTCACCAAAGCATGCTAAGAGTCATCTTGTGTGCCCAACAGAAAATAACTAGACAGGCTGCCAAGCTAATGAAAAATGGCCACCCCCAAAAGAAGCCAGTGGATATGCTACCAGTGTCTGTGGCCACTGGCCCTGGCCTCTCTGCCAAGGAGCGGAGGCAGAAATATGAGACAAAGGACAAAAGCACAGCAGTGCAAGATTAGCCCAGTGCAAACTGGTTTCAGTTTGAATGGGAAGATACTGTACTCTTCCCTCCCACTGCCACTTCATGCTCACCagccctctctctccctcactggcagACTCAATAGTAGAATATTTGCCTTaaatgcagaaggttccaggttcaatgccCAGTATTCTATTTAAATGATCTCAGATGGTGGGCACTGGGGAAAAGTTTTTATCTGCTTGAAGTCCTGAAATGCTGCTACAGATTAGAGGAGACAGTATTGGCTACAAGAGCCAAATAGTCTGACTCATTCTTAATCAGTTTCAGATATGTTTATGTACACCCCTAcatttgacacacacacccctgacatcgtTGTATATGTCCAACTGCTGGTTGTACAAAGCAAAACCATCTCCCAGGATCTTTTACCTCCATGACCATCATAGACGGAGAACATTGCTGTCTCATTGTCCAGGTCAGGAATGCAATTGTGCGCGTCCTGAAAGAGAAGGCAAATCAGcaaataagagaaaaaacatttgcTTCTTGTAATGTAGCAACTGAGGAAGATCCCAAAACAACAAAGCAGGGAATAGCTGCTGGTACATGCTAAATGTATAGGAACACTTTCCCAAATAAGACTGCTTCAGGAATAATCTGAGACCTTTTGAACAGAACAGACAGCAACATTCAGCACCTGGTCTAGCCATTCTCTGCTTCACACTGAACAAATCTCACGGCATTCTAGGGCCAAAACCAACTGCTGACGCTTCTGTTAAATGCACGCAAAGACTAAGCAAACCACGACTAGTCTCGGGCTGGAGACCAGGAGCTGCGCACCAAATGCAGCAGTGACCTCTCCAAGACCTCCTTTAGGGGTAATGAAAACTCAGTTGGGAAGCAGGTTGGGCTCCTGAAAGCAAATCAAACCAGCAAAAACCGGGCGAAGAGCAGAAGACGCGAGCCCCGAGGGGAGGGTCCTAGCCCCAGGAACGCCGCAGTGAGCCGGAGGAAAAGCCGGAGCGAGGAGGGCCAGGCGGCGCCTCTGCTCATGAAGCTCCCGCTCGGCGCCAGCCGGCCACGCCCCCTCCCCCTGGCCTTCCTTCCCTCACCTCCATGGAGACCCGCCAGCCTTGCATGGCGCTGTAGCCGAAGTACAGCGGGCGCGGCCCCGACCCGCCGCCGTCCCCTGAGGTCTTGGCCGTCCTGGGCTGCGAAAGGTAGGCCCCCATGGCCGGCCGAAGGGAAGAACCAGGCCCCGCCGAGCGGGAcgaggggaaaggagggagggagggaaggcgcGCACGGCGGCGGCAGAAGCGGACCGAGCGAGAGAAGGAGGGAGACCGGGAGACGGAAGCGGAACCAGGCACCATAGAGTCGCCGCCAGGAGGAACGAGGGGGACCGGAAGCCAAGGCCAGGGAGCCGCAGGCGGAAAAGGAATCTCGAGAAGGAAACAAAGACCCTGGCCATAGAGATACGCGCGGTAAATGGGCAGAGTCATTACCTAGAAAGGATGACCGGAAGTGGAGCGTTGCAAAAGGGCAGGAAACGGAGAGAGGATGGGGGAGTGGCGACCATAGAGCTCCGGCGAAGGAGAGGCGGGCTTGCGCACGAGACAGCTTGACGTTGGTTGCCAGGCAACGTAGGAAGGCCGCGAAGTGGGCTCCAGGCCAATGTAAACTGCCTGCCAGGTTCTGAGGGAGTGCAGGGTGAGAAACCCGTGGAGGCACGGAGCAGCTCTCTGCACGACCTCAGAGACATTCAGCTCCAAGGTATAGAAGAGGCGCTGAGGAAGCGATGAGCCGTTAATTCACAAGAAAATATATTATTTCTGCACTGATTAGTTAGCTTCCTttagactaacagtgcaaccctaaacagaggtactccagtcaaagcctatcgaaatcaacgggcttagactggtgtaactctgtttaggattacattgtaagtCTGTAAGATACAGTGATTACAACAACAGTACCAGAATACTGTTATTAagcccaactttaaaaaaaaatcacaaaagagTGAGAATGGCAGAACTTTGCTGAAGGCTGTGGATGTTAAGCAGAGACAAAActgccccaaacaaaacaggatgAGCTTTCCAGCATGTACAGCAGCACTTTTTctttcctggccttcttttctttTGGCTTAGCATCAAGCCCAAGTAGTCTTCTGCTGAACTCAAAAAAGTTTGTAACTTGTTCGTCGGTCCTAATTATGTtactggattttttccccctaacaGACCATCAGAGCTGTCTGGAGAAGTTTTAGGAGTTGTCATCTCACCTAACTGCCACAAAATACCAGGAGTAGAACCAAATATTCtatgatttttctctctctgttccaGATGCAGTTTGCTGGGCCCGCTTTCTTAAAGAAGAGATAAACAGGAGAAAAAGgactccttcagcctttcctcccatgctgtttcccccctgaaaaaaatcacCACCATCTGCTTCTATGCATAGCATTCCTCTCCTATCACAAATGAGGTATATTCTGCACACAGTAACCCTGCCAGACCTTCTAAATATTCTGATTTTGGGACTTGAGAGGCATGGAGCTGTGCACACATATACCCCGATCCCATCATATCAGCAAAATGACCTCCATTCTGGCAGTTAAGATCTTGTAGAAAAAGCCAGCCTGTGTCAGCACAGTAACAAAATCTGTACAAGGCAGAAATATCTGCAGAATAGCAAGCAGTAAAGCTTCAGTCTCACTGACTAGAGCAACCAGGGCAATGATGATCAGTGTCATGGAATCTGGAGTCATTGTGTTTTCTTGCCTGACTATAGTCACTTTGGCAGATAACCTGCACCTAGGAAGCTTCAGCCTCTGGTGATGTCCAGACTTCTGTGCTGGTTTCCATAAGGTACACTGCTGTGGTTAATTGCCTCCTTAGCACAGGCAGCTTTCTCCTGGATATGTGTAATACTCAGAACCTTTCTATCTTTGCCTGACACAGCACTGAACCCCATAAAGCATTGACAGCGGCCAGCATGAATTTTCCCAACAGAGATCTGAGATTTTGCACTCTCCTCAGTGATCAA is a genomic window of Eublepharis macularius isolate TG4126 chromosome 1, MPM_Emac_v1.0, whole genome shotgun sequence containing:
- the PPM1G gene encoding protein phosphatase 1G, whose translation is MGAYLSQPRTAKTSGDGGGSGPRPLYFGYSAMQGWRVSMEDAHNCIPDLDNETAMFSVYDGHGGEEVALYCAKYLPEIIKDQKAYKEGKLQKALEDAFLAIDAKLTNEEVVKELALMAGRPRHDGEEKEEKVADEDDVDNEEAALLHEEATMTIEELLTRYGQNCVKGKLGPPVVEQGPEDAREEPSVNGEAGTEELSKHHQEEEKNGKLCPESATSTSPGPDMAGGGDANTPPKKSAEGAAPAAGEAEPSCSSASKSQRTAKSKFFEDSEEESEEAEEEEEEEEDDSEECSEDEDGYSSEEGEMEEDEDDTEEAEEDEDEDMMLAGMEGKEKPGSDSGTTAVVALIRGKQLIVANAGDSRCVVSEGGKAVDMSYDHKPEDEVELARIKNAGGKVTMDGRVNGGLNLSRAIGDHFYKRNKNLPPEEQMISALPDIKVLTINDDHDFMVIACDGIWNVMSSQEVVDFVQSKITEKDKNDKLRSLSSIVEELLDRCLAPDTSGDGTGCDNMTCIIISFKPRPGQALPAEGGKRKLEDNTAAAAPTEESCSKKAKQD